In the Nerophis ophidion isolate RoL-2023_Sa linkage group LG01, RoL_Noph_v1.0, whole genome shotgun sequence genome, one interval contains:
- the si:dkey-174n20.1 gene encoding retinol dehydrogenase 14 — translation MYVFYTIVASLVAFFVLKWMKKRRYCTDLKRLDGKTVLITGGCSGVGKETAVALAMRGARVVIACRDSDKAEKAVREIKFRSRSLLVLHMKLDLANLRSVRDFCEKFLRQEKRLDVLVNNAAMPGVLDWTDDGFSMCFGVNHLGHFLLTDLLLGRLKECAPSRVVTLTCSSYKYQKLDFQDLNYNLLPFFTYCRSKLANVYFSHQLGRLTQGKGVTSYLVHPGFVQSGWTCHYSVLFRVLMRVVMWMFFVPCEAGAQTVVHCAVSDHAAKMGGGYFVDCRAAALRPFARDAGVAKKLWEASERLVKLS, via the exons atgtatgttttttacaCAATAGTCGCGTCGTTGGTCGCCTTTTTTGTTTTGAAGTGGATGAAAAAGAGGAGGTACTGCACCGACCTGAAGCGACTGGATGGCAAGACGGTTCTTATCACTG GAGGGTGTTCTGGGGTGGGCAAGGAGACGGCCGTGGCTTTAGCCATGAGGGGCGCCCGTGTGGTCATCGCCTGCCGAGACTCCGACAAGGCGGAGAAGGCGGTGCGGGAGATCAAGTTCAGGAGCCGCAGTCTGCTGGTCCTCCACATGAAGCTGGACCTGGCCAACCTGCGCTCGGTGCGGGACTTCTGTGAGAAATTCCTCCGGCAGGAGAAGAGGCTGGACGTCCTGGTCAACAACGCCG CCATGCCCGGCGTCCTCGACTGGACGGATGACGGCTTCAGCATGTGCTTCGGCGTCAACCACCTAGGCCACTTCCTGCTCACCGACCTGCTGCTGGGCCGCCTGAAGGAGTGCGCCCCCAGCCGCGtggtgacgctcacctgctccaGCTACAAGTACCAGAAGCTGGACTTCCAGGACCTCAACTACAACCTGCTGCCCTTCTTCACCTACTGCCGCAGCAAGCTTGCCAACGTCTACTTCAGCCACCAGCTGGGACGCCTCACGCAGGGGAAGGGCGTCACTTCCTACCTCGTGCACCCGG GCTTCGTCCAGAGCGGATGGACGTGTCACTACTCTGTCCTCTTCCGCGTGCTGATGCGTGTCGTCATGTGGATGTTCTTCGTGCCCTGCGAGGCGGGAGCGCAGACCGTGGTCCACTGCGCTGTGTCAGACCACGCCGCCAAGATGGGCGGCGGCTACTTTGTGGACTGCAGAGCCGCCGCCTTGCGTCCTTTCGCCAGGGACGCCGGCGTGGCCAAAAAGCTGTGGGAGGCCAGCGAGAGACTGGTCAAACTGtcctga